From Phenylobacterium montanum, the proteins below share one genomic window:
- the gyrA gene encoding DNA gyrase subunit A has protein sequence MSVIVSRALPDARDGLKPVHRRILFSMSEQGHTPDRGYVKSARIVGDVMGKYHPHGDLAIYDSLVRMAQPFSMGLMLIDGQGNFGSIDNDPPAAMRYTESRLAKPAMSILADLDKGTVDFKDNYDGSESEPVVLPSRIPNLLVNGAGGIAVGMATNIPPHNLGEVIDACLARIDNPEIGLDELLDIVPGPDFPTGGEIIGRSGARQALMTGRGSVIMRGSATIEEIRKDRWAIVISSIPYQVNKAAMVERIAELVREKRIEGVGDLRDESDRQGIRVVVELKRDASADVVLNQLYRFTPLQSSFGVNMLALNKGRPEQMGLKPLIESFVEFREEVVVRRTKFELTKARDRGHVLVGLAIAVVNIDEVIHIIRSSKDPAEARERLTDRDWPAGDMIALIDLIADPRTVVVEGSRVRLTDEQARAILALTLSRLTGLGRDEIMGEARELAAAIRGYLDILSSRERIMAIVREELVEVRAAFAIPRRSQIVDGDADVEDEDLIAREDMVITVTHGGYVKRTPLATYRTQKRGGKGRSGMATKDEDAVTRVFSASTHAPVLFFSSGGKVYKLKVWRLPVGLPNSRGKAFVNLLPIEMGESITSILPLPEDEATWDKLDVMFATRSGNVRRNKLSDFVQINRNGKIAMKLDEGDSIIGVALCTTANDILLTTALSRCIRFPADEVRVFASRDSTGVRGIRLADGDQVISMAVLHGIDFSPDERSAYLKHASAMRAAASDEEGETAAPVEEEEEAIVGEAALSVERIAELGAGEEFVLTVSSEGFGKRTSAYEYRRTGRGGQGLLAHDLSKKGGRLVASFPVEQTDEILLVTDQGQLIRCPVGQIRIAGRNTSGVTIFRTAEEEHVVSVERLEGDGSDGEAAAEDEGDEA, from the coding sequence ATGAGCGTGATCGTCAGCCGCGCCCTGCCGGACGCGCGCGATGGTCTCAAGCCTGTGCACCGCCGCATCCTGTTCTCGATGAGCGAACAGGGGCATACCCCCGACCGCGGCTATGTGAAGTCGGCCCGCATCGTCGGCGACGTGATGGGTAAGTATCACCCGCACGGGGACCTGGCGATCTATGACAGCCTGGTGCGGATGGCGCAGCCGTTCTCCATGGGGCTGATGCTGATCGACGGCCAGGGCAATTTCGGCTCGATCGACAACGACCCGCCGGCGGCGATGCGCTACACCGAATCGCGCCTGGCCAAGCCGGCCATGTCGATCCTGGCCGACCTGGACAAGGGTACGGTCGACTTCAAGGACAACTACGACGGCTCGGAGAGCGAGCCGGTGGTGTTGCCCTCGCGCATTCCCAATCTCCTGGTCAACGGCGCCGGCGGCATCGCGGTCGGCATGGCCACCAACATCCCGCCGCACAATCTGGGCGAGGTGATCGACGCCTGCCTGGCCAGGATCGACAACCCCGAGATCGGCCTGGACGAGCTTCTGGACATCGTGCCGGGGCCGGACTTCCCGACCGGGGGCGAGATCATCGGCCGCTCGGGCGCGCGCCAGGCGCTGATGACCGGGCGCGGCTCGGTGATCATGCGCGGCTCGGCGACCATCGAGGAGATCCGCAAGGACCGCTGGGCGATCGTCATCTCCTCGATCCCCTACCAGGTGAACAAGGCCGCCATGGTCGAGCGGATCGCCGAGCTGGTGCGCGAAAAGCGCATCGAGGGCGTCGGCGACCTGCGCGACGAGAGCGACCGCCAGGGAATACGGGTGGTGGTGGAGCTGAAGCGCGACGCCTCGGCCGACGTGGTCCTGAACCAGCTCTATCGTTTCACTCCGCTGCAGTCCTCGTTCGGGGTGAACATGCTGGCCCTGAACAAGGGACGGCCGGAGCAGATGGGGCTGAAGCCCCTGATCGAAAGCTTCGTCGAGTTCCGCGAAGAGGTGGTGGTCCGGCGGACCAAGTTCGAGCTGACCAAGGCCCGCGACCGCGGCCACGTCCTGGTCGGCCTCGCCATCGCGGTGGTGAACATCGACGAGGTGATCCACATCATCCGCTCGTCGAAGGACCCGGCCGAGGCGCGCGAACGCCTCACCGACCGCGACTGGCCGGCGGGCGACATGATCGCCCTGATCGACCTGATCGCCGACCCGCGCACGGTGGTGGTCGAGGGCTCGCGCGTGCGGCTGACCGACGAGCAGGCCCGCGCCATCCTGGCCCTGACCCTGTCGCGCCTGACCGGCCTGGGCCGCGACGAGATCATGGGCGAAGCGCGCGAACTGGCCGCCGCGATCCGCGGCTATCTCGACATCCTGTCCTCGCGCGAGCGGATCATGGCCATCGTGCGCGAGGAACTGGTCGAGGTGCGCGCCGCCTTCGCCATCCCGCGCCGCAGCCAGATCGTCGACGGCGACGCCGACGTCGAGGACGAGGACCTGATCGCACGCGAGGACATGGTGATCACCGTGACCCACGGCGGCTATGTCAAGCGCACGCCGCTGGCGACCTATCGGACGCAGAAGCGCGGCGGCAAGGGCCGCTCGGGCATGGCGACCAAGGACGAGGATGCGGTGACCCGCGTCTTCTCCGCCTCGACCCATGCGCCGGTGCTGTTCTTCTCCTCCGGCGGCAAGGTCTACAAGCTGAAGGTCTGGCGCTTGCCGGTGGGCCTGCCCAACTCCCGCGGCAAGGCGTTCGTGAACCTGTTGCCGATCGAGATGGGCGAGAGCATCACCTCGATCCTGCCGCTGCCCGAGGACGAGGCGACCTGGGACAAGCTGGACGTGATGTTCGCGACGCGCAGCGGCAATGTCCGGCGCAACAAGCTGTCCGACTTCGTGCAGATCAACCGCAACGGCAAGATCGCCATGAAGCTGGACGAGGGCGACTCGATCATCGGCGTGGCCCTCTGCACCACCGCCAACGACATCCTTTTGACCACCGCGCTCAGCCGCTGCATCCGCTTCCCGGCGGACGAGGTCAGGGTGTTCGCCAGCCGCGATTCCACCGGCGTGCGCGGCATCCGCCTGGCCGACGGCGACCAGGTGATCTCCATGGCCGTGCTGCACGGCATCGACTTCAGCCCCGACGAGCGCAGCGCCTATCTCAAGCACGCCAGCGCGATGCGCGCGGCCGCCAGCGACGAGGAGGGCGAGACCGCCGCTCCGGTCGAAGAGGAGGAAGAGGCGATCGTGGGCGAGGCCGCCCTGTCGGTGGAGCGCATCGCCGAACTGGGCGCCGGCGAGGAGTTCGTGCTGACCGTGTCCTCGGAGGGCTTCGGCAAGCGTACCTCGGCCTACGAATACCGGCGCACCGGCCGCGGCGGCCAGGGCCTCTTGGCCCACGACCTCAGCAAGAAGGGCGGGCGGCTCGTGGCCTCGTTCCCGGTCGAACAGACCGACGAGATTCTCCTGGTCACCGACCAGGGCCAGCTGATCCGCTGCCCGGTGGGACAGATCCGCATCGCCGGCCGCAACACCTCGGGCGTCACCATCTTCCGCACCGCGGAAGAGGAGCATGTGGTCTCGGTCGAACGGCTGGAGGGCGACGGGTCGGACGGCGAGGCCGCAGCCGAGGACGAGGGTGACGAGGCGTAA
- the coaD gene encoding pantetheine-phosphate adenylyltransferase — MARVGLYPGTFDPVTNGHLDIIGRAVKLVDKLVIGVAINRDKGPLFTLEERVAILQDETAHLNKIAEVVVEPFESLTMQFAEQVGAGIIIRGLRAVADFEYEFQMTAMNQQLNRNIETAFLMADPRHQAIASRLVKEIARLGGDITPFVPKGVGQRLLAKLGVA; from the coding sequence ATGGCGCGCGTCGGACTCTATCCGGGCACCTTCGATCCGGTGACCAACGGCCACCTCGACATCATTGGCCGAGCGGTGAAACTGGTCGACAAGCTGGTGATCGGCGTCGCCATCAACCGCGACAAGGGGCCACTGTTCACCCTGGAGGAGCGGGTCGCGATCCTTCAGGACGAGACTGCGCACCTGAACAAGATCGCCGAGGTGGTGGTCGAGCCTTTCGAGAGCCTGACCATGCAGTTCGCCGAACAGGTCGGCGCCGGGATCATCATCCGCGGCCTGCGCGCCGTCGCCGATTTCGAGTACGAATTCCAGATGACGGCGATGAACCAGCAGCTCAATCGCAATATCGAGACCGCCTTCCTGATGGCCGATCCGCGCCACCAGGCGATCGCTTCGCGTCTCGTCAAGGAAATCGCCCGGCTGGGCGGCGACATCACCCCGTTCGTGCCCAAGGGCGTGGGCCAGAGGCTGCTGGCCAAGCTGGGCGTGGCGTAG
- a CDS encoding peptidylprolyl isomerase — MRRATMAFVGLMSLAVAGFGARATAAGFTAPGPGDWRPADAENTLVIDTNQGRIIVELVPASAPKTVAQIKALARQHFYDGLTFFRVIDDFMDQTGDPKNTGEGGSSLPNVPAEFSFRRGPADGMTVVERPPGLEFGFIGALPVASQPIAQSMMTADGKVTAGGLFCPGVIGMARANDPDSGNSQFFLMRASHDALNGRYTAFGRVLVGQDVVKKIKTGEPVPAPQDKMLKVQVLADMPAGQRPNVRVIDTKSAYFAALAAQAKAAAGDTYSICDVEVAGEAK, encoded by the coding sequence ATGCGGCGTGCGACGATGGCTTTCGTGGGGCTCATGAGCCTGGCGGTCGCGGGCTTCGGCGCGCGCGCCACTGCGGCCGGCTTCACAGCGCCTGGGCCCGGCGACTGGCGGCCCGCCGACGCCGAGAACACCCTGGTGATCGACACCAACCAGGGGCGGATCATCGTCGAGCTGGTTCCCGCGTCCGCCCCCAAGACCGTGGCCCAGATCAAGGCCCTGGCGCGGCAGCACTTCTACGACGGCCTGACCTTCTTCCGGGTCATCGACGATTTCATGGACCAGACCGGCGACCCGAAGAACACCGGCGAGGGCGGCTCCAGCCTGCCCAACGTCCCGGCCGAGTTCAGCTTCCGCCGTGGCCCGGCCGACGGCATGACCGTGGTCGAGCGGCCGCCGGGGCTGGAGTTCGGCTTCATCGGCGCCCTGCCGGTGGCCAGCCAGCCGATCGCCCAGTCGATGATGACCGCGGACGGCAAGGTCACCGCCGGCGGCCTGTTCTGCCCCGGTGTGATCGGCATGGCCCGGGCCAACGACCCGGATTCCGGCAACAGCCAGTTCTTCCTGATGCGCGCCAGCCACGACGCGCTCAATGGCCGATACACCGCCTTCGGCCGGGTCCTCGTGGGCCAGGACGTGGTCAAGAAGATCAAGACCGGCGAACCCGTGCCCGCGCCCCAGGACAAGATGCTGAAGGTGCAGGTCCTGGCCGACATGCCGGCCGGCCAGCGGCCGAACGTGCGCGTCATCGACACGAAAAGCGCCTATTTCGCGGCCCTGGCCGCTCAGGCCAAGGCGGCGGCCGGAGACACCTACTCCATTTGCGACGTCGAGGTGGCCGGCGAGGCTAAGTGA
- the aspS gene encoding aspartate--tRNA ligase yields the protein MHAYRSHTCGALRAGDAGQNVRLSGWIHRKRDHGGLMFVDLRDHYGLTQIVLSPETPGFDLVERLRAESVIKIDGEVVLRTAETVNPNLPTGEVEIRARSVELLSEAAELPVPVFGEPDYPEDLRLKYRYLDLRRETLHKNIVLRSKVISSLRRRMIDQGFTEFQTPILTASSPEGARDFLVPSRLHPGQFYALPQAPQQFKQLLMVSGFDRYFQIAPCFRDEAARADRSPGEFYQLDMEMSFVTQDDVFAAIEPVMQGVFEEFADGKAVTPAPFPRIPYREAIAKYGSDKPDLRNPLVMGDVSEHFRGSGFKVFAGILENPKAAIWAIPAPGGGSRAFCDRMNDWAKGEGQPGLAYIFWREGEEGGAGPVAKNIGPERAEAIRQQMGLKVGDAVFFAAGEPDAFYKFAGLARTKVGTDLGLVEEGQFKFCWIVDFPMYEWNEDDKKIDFSHNPFSMPQGGLEALNTKDPLDILAYQYDIVCNGIELSSGAVRNHLPEIMMRAFEIAGYSAETVETDFAGMLNAFRFGAPPHGGIAPGVDRIVMLLAGTTAIRDVIAFPFNQQAQDLMMNAPSEVLEKQLKELHIRVVKPIKV from the coding sequence ATGCACGCCTATCGATCCCACACCTGCGGCGCCCTTCGAGCCGGAGACGCCGGACAGAACGTGCGCCTGTCGGGCTGGATTCACCGCAAGCGCGACCACGGCGGGCTGATGTTCGTCGACCTGCGCGATCACTACGGCTTGACCCAGATCGTACTCTCGCCCGAGACGCCCGGTTTCGACCTGGTCGAGCGCCTGCGCGCCGAGAGCGTGATCAAGATCGACGGCGAGGTGGTGCTGCGCACGGCCGAGACCGTGAACCCCAACCTGCCGACCGGCGAGGTCGAGATTCGGGCGCGCTCGGTGGAGCTGTTGTCGGAAGCGGCCGAGCTGCCGGTGCCGGTGTTCGGCGAGCCGGACTATCCGGAAGATCTGCGGCTGAAATATCGCTATCTCGACCTGCGCCGCGAGACCCTGCACAAGAACATCGTGCTGCGCTCCAAGGTGATCTCCTCGCTGCGCCGGCGGATGATCGACCAGGGCTTCACCGAGTTCCAGACCCCGATTCTGACCGCCTCGTCGCCGGAGGGCGCGCGCGACTTTTTGGTGCCCTCGCGCCTGCATCCCGGCCAGTTCTACGCGCTGCCCCAGGCGCCGCAGCAGTTCAAGCAGCTGTTGATGGTCTCGGGCTTCGACCGCTATTTCCAGATCGCGCCCTGCTTCCGCGACGAGGCCGCCCGCGCCGACCGCTCGCCGGGCGAGTTCTACCAGCTCGACATGGAAATGAGCTTCGTCACCCAGGACGACGTGTTCGCCGCCATCGAGCCGGTGATGCAGGGGGTGTTCGAGGAGTTCGCCGACGGCAAGGCGGTGACCCCGGCGCCGTTCCCGCGCATTCCCTATCGCGAGGCCATCGCCAAGTACGGCTCGGACAAGCCGGACCTGAGAAACCCCCTGGTCATGGGCGACGTCTCCGAACACTTCCGCGGCTCGGGCTTCAAGGTGTTCGCCGGCATCCTCGAGAACCCCAAGGCGGCGATCTGGGCCATTCCGGCGCCGGGCGGCGGCAGCCGCGCGTTCTGCGACCGCATGAACGACTGGGCCAAGGGCGAGGGCCAGCCGGGCCTGGCCTATATCTTCTGGCGCGAAGGCGAGGAGGGCGGCGCCGGCCCGGTGGCCAAGAACATCGGCCCCGAGCGCGCCGAGGCAATCCGCCAGCAGATGGGCCTGAAGGTGGGCGACGCGGTGTTCTTCGCCGCCGGCGAGCCGGACGCCTTCTACAAGTTCGCGGGCCTGGCGCGCACCAAGGTCGGGACCGACCTGGGCCTCGTCGAAGAGGGCCAGTTCAAGTTCTGCTGGATCGTCGACTTCCCGATGTACGAGTGGAACGAGGACGACAAGAAGATCGACTTCTCGCACAACCCGTTCTCGATGCCGCAAGGCGGCCTGGAGGCGCTGAACACCAAGGACCCCTTGGATATCCTGGCCTATCAGTACGACATCGTCTGCAACGGGATCGAACTGTCCAGCGGCGCCGTCCGCAATCACTTGCCCGAAATCATGATGCGCGCGTTCGAAATCGCGGGCTACAGCGCCGAGACGGTCGAGACCGACTTCGCCGGCATGCTGAACGCCTTCCGCTTCGGCGCGCCGCCGCACGGGGGCATCGCGCCGGGGGTGGATCGCATCGTCATGCTGCTGGCCGGCACCACGGCGATCCGCGACGTCATCGCCTTCCCGTTCAACCAGCAGGCCCAGGACCTGATGATGAACGCGCCCTCGGAGGTGCTGGAGAAGCAGCTGAAAGAGCTGCACATCCGGGTGGTCAAGCCGATCAAGGTGTAG
- a CDS encoding YccF domain-containing protein, with amino-acid sequence MRLILNLLWFVFGGFISGTAWLIAGLILAVTVIGLPWTPAAFRIAGFSYWPFGRQVIDQDNGAVSGCLNVLWFLCAGWWLALHHIILAVGLAVTIIGIPFALQHLKLAMLSLTPVGKMVVER; translated from the coding sequence ATGCGCCTGATCCTCAACCTGCTCTGGTTCGTCTTCGGCGGCTTCATTTCCGGTACGGCATGGCTCATCGCCGGCCTGATCCTGGCGGTGACGGTGATCGGCCTGCCCTGGACCCCCGCGGCCTTCCGCATCGCCGGCTTCAGCTATTGGCCGTTCGGCCGGCAGGTGATCGACCAGGACAACGGGGCGGTCTCAGGCTGCCTGAACGTTCTGTGGTTCCTCTGCGCCGGCTGGTGGCTGGCCCTGCACCACATCATCCTGGCCGTCGGCCTGGCGGTGACCATCATCGGCATCCCCTTCGCCCTGCAGCACCTGAAGCTGGCGATGCTGTCCCTGACGCCGGTGGGGAAGATGGTGGTGGAGCGGTAA
- a CDS encoding retroviral-like aspartic protease family protein → MIAGLAVGLPGHSFAFASSGATGALQTGSAPMVASPNGPVIATPAPLASPVAATSTTPDAAVATPDVAGGPESLKMAPDPTQRLRLSVMVNGQGPYDFLIDTGSDRTVISRELADALNLKLGPHVIMHESAGVDNIQTAIIDKLEIGNRRISHIEAPEVPAASLGAAGMLGVDALRNLHIVMDFKAMRLSSSESRREPTEAGTIVVHGRSRFGQLVLVDAEVRGVPVFVVLDSGSQLSVGNPALLRLLTGHVLKPESRHEAEIISVTGRKMTVELDDITEAHIGGLEIRNMPLAFAQLHTFDRFGLVDQPALLLGMDVLRQCQRVSVDLRRKEATFTLN, encoded by the coding sequence ATGATCGCAGGTCTTGCGGTCGGCCTTCCGGGACATAGTTTTGCTTTCGCCAGTTCGGGCGCGACCGGCGCCCTGCAGACGGGTTCGGCGCCGATGGTCGCCAGCCCCAACGGGCCGGTGATCGCAACCCCGGCGCCGTTGGCCAGTCCGGTGGCCGCGACAAGCACAACGCCGGACGCAGCGGTGGCGACGCCCGACGTGGCGGGCGGCCCTGAAAGCCTGAAGATGGCGCCGGACCCCACCCAGCGCCTCAGGTTGTCGGTGATGGTCAACGGCCAGGGGCCCTACGACTTCCTGATCGACACCGGTTCGGATCGCACGGTGATCTCCCGGGAGTTGGCTGACGCCCTGAATCTCAAGCTGGGGCCGCACGTGATCATGCACGAGAGCGCGGGGGTGGATAACATCCAGACCGCGATCATCGACAAGCTCGAGATCGGCAATCGTCGCATCAGTCATATCGAGGCGCCCGAGGTGCCCGCAGCCTCGCTGGGCGCGGCCGGGATGCTGGGCGTGGACGCCTTGCGCAACCTGCACATCGTGATGGACTTCAAGGCCATGCGCCTGTCGAGCTCGGAGAGCCGGCGCGAGCCCACCGAAGCTGGCACCATCGTGGTTCACGGGCGCAGCCGATTTGGCCAACTGGTGCTGGTGGACGCGGAGGTGCGCGGCGTGCCGGTGTTCGTGGTGCTGGATTCCGGATCGCAGCTGTCGGTCGGCAATCCGGCCCTGCTGCGCCTCCTGACCGGCCATGTGCTGAAACCCGAGAGCCGGCACGAGGCTGAGATCATCAGCGTGACCGGGCGCAAGATGACCGTCGAGCTCGACGACATCACTGAGGCCCACATCGGTGGACTGGAGATCCGCAACATGCCGCTGGCCTTCGCCCAGCTGCACACCTTCGACCGCTTCGGCCTGGTGGATCAGCCGGCCCTGCTCCTAGGCATGGACGTGCTGCGCCAGTGCCAGCGGGTCTCGGTGGACCTGCGCCGCAAGGAGGCGACCTTTACGCTGAACTAG
- a CDS encoding pentapeptide repeat-containing protein: protein MKSIAIALALSLAALPALAQNAAEIAKVEAGAGCPHCNLFQIDLYNKQVRARDFAGARMRQGDFSLSVFNKSNFAGADLRDVNAYGALFGGANMRNADLTNATFVGAYLEGANLSGARLSGANFSGAQMDRAVGLTQGQLNKACGDETTTLPRRLHIPACK from the coding sequence ATGAAATCCATCGCCATCGCCCTGGCCCTCAGCCTGGCGGCTCTGCCGGCCCTGGCCCAGAACGCTGCCGAGATCGCCAAGGTCGAGGCCGGCGCGGGCTGCCCGCACTGCAACCTGTTCCAGATCGACCTCTACAACAAGCAGGTCCGCGCCCGCGACTTCGCCGGCGCCCGCATGCGTCAGGGCGATTTCAGCCTGTCGGTGTTCAACAAGTCCAATTTCGCCGGCGCCGACCTCAGGGACGTCAACGCCTATGGGGCCTTGTTCGGCGGGGCCAATATGCGCAATGCCGACCTGACCAACGCCACCTTCGTCGGAGCCTATCTGGAAGGCGCGAACCTGTCGGGCGCCAGGCTTTCGGGGGCCAACTTCTCCGGCGCGCAGATGGACCGAGCCGTCGGCCTTACCCAGGGCCAGCTCAACAAGGCGTGCGGCGACGAAACCACCACCCTGCCCCGGAGGCTGCACATCCCGGCGTGCAAGTAA
- a CDS encoding cytochrome ubiquinol oxidase subunit I, with amino-acid sequence MTGAVILARAQFAFTMAFHIVFPAFSIGLASYLAVLEGLWLRTGRSVFLDLFHYWLKIFAVAFGAGVVSGLVMSYQFGANWSVFADKAGPVVGPLMAYEVMTAFFLEAGFLGVMLFGLQRVGKALHFTATLAVAIGTFISAFWILSTNSWMQTPAGYAINAQGQFVPVDWLKVIFNPSFPYRLVHMVLAAYLTTALVVGAVGGFHLLRDKANLATRTMFSMAMWMAALVAPIQILAGDQHGLNTLQNQPVKIMAMEGHFQSHPHGAPLILFGLPDQKAGVMRGAVEIPKLGSLVLKHDPNAPMKGLDSVPRSDWPVVAILFWSFRIMVGSGLAMFGLGLLSLFARWRGRLYDWAWLHRLAIAAGPLGFVAVIAGWVTTEAGRQPYTVYGVLRTAQSASPLASPAVAASLAAFAVVYFTVFGAGLFYLLRLMSHAPLPRERGPGPVDVAGIALGAAAVRVGGGHER; translated from the coding sequence ATGACGGGCGCGGTCATCCTGGCGCGGGCGCAGTTCGCCTTCACCATGGCCTTTCATATCGTCTTTCCGGCCTTTTCCATCGGCCTGGCCAGCTATCTGGCGGTGCTGGAGGGGCTGTGGCTGAGGACAGGGCGCAGCGTTTTTCTGGACCTGTTCCACTACTGGCTGAAGATCTTCGCGGTGGCCTTCGGGGCCGGCGTGGTTTCGGGGCTGGTGATGTCCTACCAGTTTGGGGCCAACTGGTCGGTGTTCGCCGACAAGGCCGGGCCCGTGGTCGGGCCCCTGATGGCCTATGAAGTGATGACCGCCTTCTTCCTCGAGGCTGGCTTCCTGGGCGTGATGCTGTTCGGCCTGCAGCGGGTGGGCAAGGCTCTGCATTTCACCGCCACCCTGGCGGTGGCGATCGGCACCTTCATCTCGGCCTTCTGGATCCTGTCGACCAACAGTTGGATGCAGACCCCGGCGGGATACGCGATCAACGCCCAGGGCCAGTTCGTGCCGGTCGACTGGCTGAAGGTGATCTTCAACCCCTCCTTCCCCTATCGCCTGGTCCATATGGTGCTGGCGGCCTATCTGACCACGGCGCTGGTGGTCGGGGCGGTGGGCGGTTTCCACCTGCTGCGGGACAAGGCCAACCTGGCGACCCGGACCATGTTTTCCATGGCCATGTGGATGGCGGCCCTGGTGGCGCCGATCCAGATCCTGGCCGGCGACCAGCACGGCCTGAACACGCTGCAGAACCAGCCTGTGAAGATCATGGCCATGGAGGGCCATTTCCAGAGCCACCCCCATGGCGCCCCCCTGATCCTGTTCGGCCTGCCGGACCAGAAAGCGGGGGTGATGCGGGGCGCGGTGGAGATCCCCAAGCTGGGCTCGCTGGTGCTGAAGCACGACCCGAACGCGCCGATGAAGGGGCTGGACAGCGTGCCGCGCAGCGACTGGCCGGTCGTGGCGATCCTGTTCTGGTCGTTCCGCATCATGGTCGGATCGGGCCTGGCCATGTTCGGGCTGGGGCTCTTGTCCCTGTTCGCGCGCTGGCGGGGGCGGCTCTATGACTGGGCCTGGCTGCACCGGCTGGCGATCGCCGCCGGGCCGCTGGGCTTCGTGGCCGTGATCGCCGGCTGGGTGACCACGGAGGCGGGGCGGCAGCCCTACACGGTCTATGGCGTGCTGCGGACGGCGCAGTCCGCCTCGCCCCTGGCCTCGCCGGCGGTGGCTGCCTCGCTGGCGGCGTTTGCGGTGGTCTATTTCACCGTGTTCGGGGCGGGGCTGTTCTACCTCTTGAGGCTGATGAGCCATGCGCCGCTGCCGCGCGAACGGGGGCCAGGGCCGGTCGATGTGGCTGGCATCGCGCTCGGAGCGGCGGCGGTTCGGGTGGGAGGCGGCCATGAGCGGTGA
- the cydB gene encoding cytochrome d ubiquinol oxidase subunit II translates to MSGETWLVGVWAGLIAFAVFAYVVMDGFDLGIGVLFPFLGAHSQRGRAMNAIAPVWDGNETWLVLGGGGLFAAFPLAYAILMPAVYAPLIAMLLGLVFRGVAFEFRWRTLRGRWAWDVAFSAGSTLAAVSQGMILGAILQGVKVSGRAYAGGWWDWLTPFSVLTGLSVAAGYALLGACWLILKSEGELQDRAWRLAWRCAAATMAAIAAVSAATPLLKGDYWRRWFAFPNVLATAQVPLLVLIVAVGLFVSLRRKAELWPFPLALALFALGYAGLAISLYPYLVPGEVTLWQAAAPTASLGFMLAGAAVLIPVILAYTSYAYWVFRGKTGAEGYH, encoded by the coding sequence ATGAGCGGTGAGACCTGGCTGGTCGGCGTCTGGGCTGGGCTGATCGCATTCGCCGTGTTCGCCTATGTGGTGATGGACGGCTTCGACCTCGGCATCGGGGTGCTGTTTCCCTTCCTGGGCGCCCACAGCCAGCGCGGCCGGGCGATGAACGCGATCGCGCCGGTGTGGGACGGCAACGAGACCTGGCTGGTCCTGGGCGGCGGCGGCCTGTTCGCCGCCTTTCCGCTGGCCTATGCGATCCTGATGCCGGCGGTCTATGCGCCCTTGATCGCCATGCTGCTGGGATTGGTGTTCCGCGGCGTGGCCTTCGAGTTCCGCTGGCGCACCCTGCGCGGCCGCTGGGCCTGGGACGTGGCCTTCTCGGCCGGCTCGACCCTGGCCGCAGTCTCCCAAGGGATGATCCTGGGGGCGATCCTGCAAGGGGTGAAGGTCTCCGGCCGCGCCTATGCCGGCGGCTGGTGGGATTGGCTGACCCCGTTCAGCGTGTTGACCGGCCTCTCGGTCGCGGCGGGCTATGCGCTCCTGGGCGCCTGCTGGCTGATCCTGAAGAGCGAGGGCGAGCTGCAGGACCGCGCCTGGCGCCTGGCCTGGCGCTGCGCGGCCGCCACGATGGCCGCCATCGCCGCCGTCAGCGCCGCCACGCCACTCTTGAAGGGGGACTATTGGCGCCGCTGGTTCGCCTTTCCCAATGTGCTGGCCACGGCCCAGGTCCCGCTGCTGGTGCTGATCGTAGCTGTTGGTCTATTCGTCAGTTTGCGTCGCAAGGCCGAGCTCTGGCCCTTTCCCCTGGCGCTGGCCCTTTTCGCCCTCGGCTATGCGGGCCTGGCGATCAGCCTTTATCCCTATCTCGTACCCGGCGAGGTCACCCTGTGGCAGGCGGCGGCCCCGACCGCCAGCCTCGGCTTCATGCTGGCCGGCGCGGCGGTGCTGATCCCGGTGATCCTGGCCTATACCAGCTACGCCTACTGGGTGTTCCGCGGCAAGACCGGCGCGGAGGGCTACCACTGA
- a CDS encoding DUF2474 family protein: MRAPAGRQWAWFVGLWAASVLAVGLTAGVMKAVFGLILR; the protein is encoded by the coding sequence ATGCGCGCGCCGGCGGGACGGCAATGGGCCTGGTTCGTCGGCCTGTGGGCCGCGAGCGTGCTGGCCGTGGGGCTGACGGCGGGGGTGATGAAGGCGGTGTTTGGGCTGATCTTGCGGTGA